Proteins encoded within one genomic window of Alcanivorax sp. REN37:
- a CDS encoding class I SAM-dependent methyltransferase, producing the protein MSSGFTNHFAPVAAAYRDYRPHYPDALFAWLAQQCERQQLVWDCGAGSGQASVGLAEYFDKVLATDASAEQLAQAPPHERINYRTASPAASGLANACVDLVTVAQALHWFDLPSFYAEAHRVLHPGGVLAVWSYGNLRSGDTAVAGALHHFHYQVVGPYWPPERQHVETGYRQLPFPYPAELAPAFTLTAHWTLEQLLGYLRSWSATARYQAAQGEDPVERLARQLLPIWEDPWRRLEFRWPLALLVGRKPLPPCD; encoded by the coding sequence ATGAGTTCCGGTTTCACCAATCACTTTGCGCCCGTCGCCGCCGCCTACCGCGATTACCGGCCGCACTACCCCGACGCCTTGTTTGCCTGGCTGGCGCAGCAATGCGAACGCCAGCAATTGGTGTGGGACTGCGGCGCCGGCAGCGGTCAGGCCAGTGTCGGCCTCGCCGAATACTTCGATAAAGTGCTGGCCACCGACGCCAGTGCCGAACAACTCGCGCAGGCACCGCCCCATGAGCGCATCAACTACCGCACTGCCAGCCCCGCGGCCAGCGGCCTCGCTAACGCTTGCGTTGATCTGGTGACGGTGGCGCAAGCCTTGCATTGGTTCGATCTGCCCTCGTTCTACGCCGAGGCGCACCGGGTACTGCATCCCGGCGGCGTGTTGGCAGTGTGGAGTTACGGCAACTTGCGCAGCGGTGACACCGCGGTGGCCGGCGCCCTGCACCACTTTCATTACCAGGTGGTGGGGCCTTACTGGCCACCGGAGCGGCAGCATGTGGAAACCGGTTACCGCCAGCTGCCATTCCCGTATCCGGCAGAGTTGGCGCCGGCGTTCACGCTCACCGCCCACTGGACGCTGGAACAACTGCTCGGCTACCTGCGCAGTTGGTCCGCCACGGCCCGCTACCAAGCTGCCCAGGGCGAGGACCCGGTGGAGCGGCTGGCGCGACAACTGCTGCCAATCTGGGAAGATCCGTGGCGGCGATTGGAGTTTCGCTGGCCGCTGGCTTTGCTAGTGGGGCGCAAACCGCTGCCACCGTGCGACTGA
- a CDS encoding YceI family protein has protein sequence MRHAIALAALISLSGASFADTITDYTLDPTHAQVRFSWSHLGFSTPGANFDQVTGTVRVNEEHPERSTVSVRIPVDSVNTHVPLLDEHLLTQPGFFDAKAHPDITFESTGIRNVDRDQQRFDLVGTLTVNGIQKEVVLATQVNKVGPHPMWDNAPAIGLDARTTVKRSDFKMDAYAPAVSDEMPIQITIEAVEAKAFAEQMAKMAK, from the coding sequence ATGCGTCACGCCATTGCCCTTGCTGCCCTGATCAGCCTGTCCGGCGCCAGCTTCGCCGACACCATCACCGATTACACGCTGGACCCGACCCACGCCCAAGTGCGGTTCAGCTGGAGCCACCTCGGCTTTTCCACCCCCGGCGCCAACTTCGACCAGGTCACCGGCACCGTGCGCGTGAACGAGGAACACCCGGAACGCTCCACCGTGTCAGTGCGCATTCCAGTGGACAGCGTCAACACCCACGTTCCGCTGCTGGATGAGCACCTGCTGACCCAACCTGGCTTCTTCGACGCCAAGGCGCACCCGGACATCACTTTCGAAAGCACCGGCATCCGCAACGTCGACCGCGACCAGCAGCGATTCGATTTGGTCGGCACCCTGACCGTCAACGGCATCCAGAAAGAAGTAGTACTGGCTACCCAAGTGAACAAAGTCGGCCCGCACCCGATGTGGGACAACGCGCCGGCAATCGGTCTCGACGCCCGCACCACCGTCAAACGCTCCGACTTCAAGATGGACGCCTACGCTCCGGCGGTCAGCGATGAGATGCCGATTCAGATCACTATCGAAGCAGTGGAAGCCAAAGCCTTTGCTGAGCAGATGGCCAAGATGGCGAAGTAA
- a CDS encoding aldo/keto reductase translates to MEYRRLGRTDLSVSALCLGTMTWGNQNDRDQGFAQMDLAVAHGINFFDTAEMYAVPSSAETAHTTEAIIGEWFARTGKRQDIILATKATGPGEHMRHIRNGPRLNRAHITEAVEGSLRRLQTDVIDLYQMHWPDRSTNYFGRLGFRPPRSEEDMTPIAETLEVLNDLVKAGKIRHYGISNETAWGAMTYLAEADRLGMPRPASIQNPYSLLNRSFEVGLAEVSWREQLSLLAYSPLAFGMLTGKYRNGQWPAQARLTLFKYFSRYSQPQAMEATEKYFQLAEQRGLSLTQLALQFVTTRPFVTSNIIGATSLEQLQENLDSVQVTMDDELEQALEAIHAIHTYPAP, encoded by the coding sequence ATGGAATACCGTCGCCTTGGGCGCACCGATCTGTCTGTCAGCGCGCTCTGTCTTGGCACCATGACCTGGGGCAACCAGAACGACCGCGACCAAGGGTTCGCGCAGATGGACCTTGCCGTGGCGCACGGCATCAACTTTTTCGATACCGCGGAAATGTACGCGGTGCCTTCCAGTGCCGAGACCGCTCACACCACCGAGGCGATCATCGGCGAGTGGTTTGCTCGCACCGGCAAGCGCCAGGACATCATCCTCGCCACCAAAGCCACCGGCCCCGGCGAGCACATGCGCCATATCCGCAACGGCCCACGCCTCAACCGCGCGCACATCACCGAGGCGGTGGAAGGCAGTTTGCGGCGCCTGCAGACCGATGTGATTGACCTCTACCAAATGCATTGGCCGGACCGCAGCACCAACTATTTCGGTCGCCTCGGCTTCCGCCCGCCGCGCAGTGAAGAGGACATGACGCCGATCGCGGAAACGCTGGAGGTGCTCAACGACCTGGTCAAGGCCGGCAAGATCCGCCATTACGGCATCTCCAACGAAACCGCTTGGGGCGCCATGACCTATCTGGCGGAAGCCGATCGCCTCGGCATGCCGCGCCCGGCTTCGATCCAGAATCCCTATTCGTTGCTGAACCGCAGCTTTGAGGTGGGCCTGGCAGAGGTAAGCTGGCGCGAACAGCTGAGCCTGTTGGCCTACTCGCCCTTGGCGTTCGGCATGCTCACCGGCAAGTACCGCAATGGCCAGTGGCCCGCACAAGCCCGGCTCACACTGTTCAAGTATTTTTCACGCTATTCCCAGCCGCAGGCGATGGAGGCCACCGAAAAGTACTTCCAGCTGGCCGAGCAACGGGGACTATCACTGACCCAGTTGGCGTTGCAGTTCGTCACCACCCGGCCGTTTGTGACTAGCAACATCATCGGCGCCACCAGCCTCGAACAATTGCAGGAAAACCTCGATAGCGTACAGGTCACCATGGACGACGAGCTGGAGCAGGCACTGGAGGCGATCCACGCCATCCACACCTACCCAGCCCCCTGA